A window of Platichthys flesus chromosome 23, fPlaFle2.1, whole genome shotgun sequence contains these coding sequences:
- the LOC133948950 gene encoding zinc finger protein ZFP2-like has translation MMEKTGCSSLENTDVFLPLSSLRLLVPPLRLLSAAMWQVAQRRDHHDYEKLDEFVSLVTATVPDLLSPKQRGKLLLRLRSKIILELCRKEEAANMSRIQPHLERIRPPGHTGSGDAEVDAEEAIFVELIQSLLKDPAERKHFYQEVFPAEYGLSYDTDMQLLVWELLSKLEKLLPVPDLGQTVSWLTSAPSVLRDCLQALSNPDDLRSLLQHHKSLENLGAEGTTVEMSTQVFACSECPFFHMQESYLLQHIEHSHPEQYGKFQKAAATAEAPKKKVQCPEFPKPFPIHDRPDPHTCQECGKTFTRASDVTRHQRTHTGERPYACEECKKGFKNSWDLSRHQRIHTGERPFLCSQCGKRFTQMGLLKLHFERTACGQTCNPPLDLTTEVVVAEETSEKGSGQYKCQNCGKSFGSILERLRHRQGHVVRRQYKCSQCEKIYSRASDLKRHQMKHTGVRPFSCECGKSFTHVWLLNKHQQIHIKERPYPCAKCGKSFTQLQILNRHLLTHNSQQPFQCSHCEKSFTQLASLTRHERIHTGERPYVCSTCEKTFLTQGELGRHQRSHSNFRPFSCSQCPKSFKTKRAQSEHLNTHTGERPFACSRCGKRFAKSTSLIRHNLTHTGERPHQCSQCGKTFLTSGELLLHKRIHTGERPYPCSYCERRFRCSSDLNMHIRTHTGEKPHSCLFCKKCFSTSTRLKRHMRTHMEKGITVERFHV, from the exons ACTGAGGCTGCTGGTCCCTCCTCTGCGGCTGCTCTCCGCCGCTATGTGGCAGGTGGCTCAGCGGCGGGACCACCACGATTACGAAAAGCTGGACGAGTTTGTGTCCCTGGTGACGGCCACGGTTCCAGACCTGCTCAGTCCAAAGCAACGGGGCAAACTGCTGCTCCGGCTGCGATCCAAA ATTATTCTTGAGCTGTGTAGAAAGGAGGAAGCAGCCAACATGTCGCGTATACAGCCACACCTAGAACGAATCCGCCCACCAGGACACACAGGG AGTGGAGATGCAGAGGTGGATGCGGAGGAGGCCATTTTTGTGGAGCTCATCCAATCACTCCTCAAAGacccagcagagaggaaacattttTACCAG GAGGTTTTTCCAGCAGAATATGGTCTCAGCTACGACACAGACATGCAGCTGCTCGTGTGGGAGCTTCTTTCCAAACTGGAGAAACTTCTGCCAGTACCAGACCTCGGCCAG ACGGTTTCATGGCTGACCTCTGCCCCCTCAGTACTGAGGGACTGCCTGCAGGCGCTCTCCAACCCTGATGACCTGAGGTCTCTCCTGCAACACCATAAAAGCCTTGAAAACCTCGGTGCAGAAG GAACCACTGTGGAGATGTCCACCCAGGTCTTTGCCTGCTCCGAGTGTCCATTCTTCCACATGCAGGAGTCCTACCTGCTGCAGCACATCGAGCACAGTCACCCAGAGCAATACGGCAAGTTCCAGAAGGCTGCAGCTACAGCCGAGGCCCCCAAGAAGAAGGTCCAGTGCCCGGAGTTCCCAAAGCCTTTCCCCATCCACGACAGGCCTGACCCACACACGTGCCAGGAGTGTGGCAAAACGTTCACCCGAGCCTCGGACGTGACCCGTCACCAGCGGACGCACACTGGCGAGCGTCCGTACGCCTGTGAGGAATGTAAGAAGGGCTTCAAGAACTCCTGGGATCTGAGCAGACATCAACGCATTCACACTGGAGAGCGGCCCTTCCTCTGCTCCCAGTGTGGCAAACGGTTCACGCAGATGGGTTTGCTCAAACTGCACTTTGAACGAACGGCCTGCGGCCAGACATGCAACCCTCCCTTAGACTTGACAACAGAGGTCGTAGTTGCAGAGGAGACATCAGAGAAAGGCAGTGGTCAGTACAAATGCCAGAATTGTGGCAAGAGCTTCGGAAGCATCCTGGAGCGGCTGAGGCACAGGCAGGGACACGTGGTTCGGCGTCAGTACAAATGCTCCCAATGTGAGAAGATCTACAGCCGGGCCTCGGATTTAAAGAGACACCAGATGAAGCACACAGGTGTGCGGCCATTTTCCTGTGAGTGCGGCAAAAGCTTCACCCACGTGTGGCTCTTGAATAAGCACCAGCAGATCCACATCAAGGAACGTCCTTACCCATGTGCAAAGTGTGGGAAgagcttcacgcagcttcaaATTCTAAACAGGCACCTGCTGACCCACAATAGCCAGCAGCCTTTCCAGTGCTCCCACTGTGAGAAGAGCTTCACCCAGCTGGCCAGCCTCACACGCCACGAGAGAATCCACACAGGTGAGAGGCCGTACGTCTGCTCCACCTGTGAGAAGACGTTCCTCACACAGGGAGAGCTGGGCCGACATCAGCGCAGCCACAGCAACTTTAGGCCATTCAGCTGCTCCCAGTGCCCCAAGAGCTTTAAAACCAAGCGTGCTCAGAGCGAACACCTCAATACTCACACCGGGGAGCGTCCGTTTGCGTGCTCACGCTGTGGCAAGAGATTTGCCAAGTCGACCTCCCTCATTCGGCATAACCTGACTCACACAGGAGAGCGTCCGCACCAGTGCTCCCAGTGTGGAAAGACCTTCCTCACCTCTGgtgagctgctcctccacaaACGGATCCACACAGGAGAAAGGCCGTATCCCTGCTCCTACTGTGAGAGGAGGTTCAGGTGCTCGTCCGACCTCAACATGCACATCCGGACACACACCGGGGAGAAGCCACACAGCTGTCTGTTCTGTAAGAAGTGTTTCTCTACATCCACGAGGCTGAAGagacacatgcgcacacacatggAGAAGGGCATAACAGTGGAAAGATTTCATGTTTGA
- the si:ch211-214j24.10 gene encoding uncharacterized protein si:ch211-214j24.10, with the protein MHIKTGTWEANNTVCESDTLCDPAVLVSATNSEPHIRNRRLSPGSGNCGGGGGGCISGGDQQPRQLSPEGDLIAPGHTHAFTFRREKERKGQQHKGRSLRRESQKGVRVGERPQKVNQKERWVEDSLSLLKPPPAFPVQDSPAKLQPAVSYASKVKAGAVSGALEEDRPLIGVLLQNQWGLSFISEARPVAEGSSPAANALPPQPTDAKQSEDLQFDTAIIVQGPEDTPGPVTTSLPPNTHQEVNESNGKLLLSCRHLVEALNYHNREWNSMCNRQKKDPNRIVWYKETQDHPA; encoded by the exons ATGCATATCAAAACAG GTACATGGGAAGCCAACAACACCGTGTGTGAGTCCGATACCCTGTGTGACCCAGCCGTCCTTGTTTCAGCCACTAACTCTGAACCACATATTCGAAACCGCCGTCTGTCCCCCGGCTCAGGAAACTGcggaggtggtgggggtggtTGCATCTCTGGAGGTGACCAGCAGCCCCGGCAGCTTTCACCTGAGGGTGATCTGATTGCACCCGGTCACACGCACGCCTTCACCTTCCGCAGGGAAAAGGAGCGGAAGGGTCAGCAGCACAAAGGCCGCAGCCTCCGCAGGGAAAGTCAGAAGGGAGTGAGAGTGGGCGAAAGGCCTCAAAAGGTTAACCAAaaggagaggtgggtggaggaCAGTCTGTCACTGCTCAAACCCCCACCTGCCTTCCCCGTGCAGGACAGCCCTGCAAAGCTGCAGCCTGCTGTCAGCTACGCTTCCAAGGTGAAAGCGGGAGCAGTAAGCGGCGCGCTGGAGGAGGATCGCCCCCTCATCGGTGTTCTACTACAGAACCAGTGGGGTCTCAGTTTCATCAGTGAAGCGAGGCCCGTCGCAGAGGGCTCCAGCCCTGCTGCCAACGCCCTCCCACCTCAGCCCACAGACGCTAAACAGTCAGAAGACCTACAGTTCGACACAGCTATCATAGTCCAGGGTCCTGAAGACACACCAGGTCCAGTCACtacctccctcccccccaacacacaccaaGAGGTGAACGAGAGCAACGGGAAGCTACTGCTAAGCTGTCGCCATCTAGTGGAGGCATTGAACTATCACAATAGAG aaTGGAATTCTATGtgtaacagacagaaaaaag ATCCTAACCGGATTGTGTGGTATAAGGAAACCCAGGATCACCCAGCCTAG
- the osgep gene encoding tRNA N6-adenosine threonylcarbamoyltransferase, translated as MTVIIGFEGSANKIGIGIIRDGEVLSNPRRTYITPPGQGFMPSDTARHHRAVILTVLKEALEQSGLKPADIDGVAYTKGPGMGAPLVTVALVARTVAQLWGKPLLGVNHCIGHIEMGRLITKSDNPTVLYVSGGNTQVIAYSQKRYRIFGETIDIAVGNCLDRFARVIKISNDPSPGYNIEQMAKKGSHYVELPYTVKGMDVSFSGILSYIEDAANKMLSSGQCTAEDLCFSLQETVFAMLVEITERAMAHCGSQEALIVGGVGCNMRLQEMMGVMCQERGAKLFATDERFCIDNGAMIAQAGWEMFRSGQVTELEDSWITQRYRTDEVEVTWRD; from the exons ATGACGGTAATAATTGGGTTTGAGGGCAGTGCCAATAAGATCGGCATAGGAATCATCAGGGATGGAGAAGTTCTTTCCAATCCTCGACGCACTTACATCACACCTCCTGGACAAG GATTCATGCCGAGCGACACCGCCAGGCACCACCGTGCCGTCATACTGACCGTCCTGAAGGAGGCTCTGGAACAATCAGGGCTCAAGCCTGCAGACATCGATGGGGTGGCGTACACCAAAG GCCCTGGTATGGGTGCCCCCTTGGTTACGGTGGCTCTGGTTGCTCGTACAGTCGCACAGCTTTGGGGGAAACCGCTGCTCGGTGTCAACCACTGTATCGGTCACATTGAGATGGGTCGACTCATCACCAAGTCCGACAACCCCACTGTGCTCTACGTCAGTGGGGGGAACACAcag GTCATTGCGTACTCACAGAAGCGGTACAGGATATTTGGGGAGACTATCGATATTGCAGTGGGAAACTGTTTGGACAGGTTCGCAAGAGTTATAAAG ATTTCCAATGACCCCAGTCCAGGCTACAACATAGAGCAGATGGCCAAAAA AGGGAGTCACTATGTGGAGCTGCCGTATACTGTTAAAGGAATGGACGTCTCATTTTCTGGGATTTTATCCTACATTGAG GATGCCGCTAATAAGATGCTGAGCTCGGGTCAGTGTACAGCAGAGGAcctgtgtttttcactgcag GAGACAGTATTCGCCATGCTGGTGGAGATCACAGAGAGGGCCATGGCTCACTGCGGCTCCCAAGAGGCCCTCATCGTCGGGGGGGTTGGCT GTAACATGCGTCTGCAGGAGATGATGGGGGTGATGTGTCAAGAGCGAGGAGCCAAGCTGTTTGCCACAGATGAACG ATTCTGCATAGACAACGGAGCAATGATTGCTCAAGCTGGCTGGGAGATGTTCAGGTCCGGTCAGGTGACGGAGCTGGAAGACTCGTGGATAACACAAAG GTACAGAACAGATGAAGTGGAAGTGACGTGGAGAGACTGA
- the apex1 gene encoding DNA-(apurinic or apyrimidinic site) endonuclease: protein MKRGKKAEEEAATAEGETETSSTPPKKAKKAKEPEAPILYDDPPDKMTSKDGREANMKITSWNVDGLRAWVKKKGLDWVREEAPDVLCLQETKCAEKDLPADITSMPEYPHKYWATSDEKGGYSGVGMLCKTEPIKVTYGIGKEEHDKEGRVITAEFPNFYLVTVYVPNSGRGLVRLDYRKTWDVDFLSYLSELDMQKSVVLCGDLNVAHQEIDLKNPKGNKKSAGFTPEEREGFGQLLEAGFIDSFRELYPEQTNAYSFWTYMMNSRSKNVGWRLDYFMLSSSLLPGLCDSKIRNQAMGSDHCPITLHIAV from the exons ATGAAAAGAGGCaagaaggcagaggaggaggcggctaCAGCAGAAGGGGAGACTGAAACCAGCTCCA CCCCTCCGAAGAAAGCCAAGAAGGCTAAGGAGCCGGAGGCACCGATACTGTACGATGATCCTCCCGACAAAATGACCAGCAAGGACGGACGGGAGGCCAACATGAAGATCACCTCCTGGAATGTGGACGGACTGAGGGCCTGGGTGAAAAAGAAGGGCCTGGAT TGGGTGCGTGAGGAGGCTCCAGATGTTTTGTGCCTGCAAGAGACCAAGTGTGCGGAGAAAGACCTCCCAGCCGACATCACCTCGATGCCTGAGTACCCGCACAAGTACTGGGCTACCTCAGATGAGAAAGGGGGTTACAGCGGGGTGGGCATGCTCTGCAAGACTGAACCCATCAAAGTGACCTACGGCATCG gCAAAGAGGAGCACGACAAGGAGGGCCGCGTCATCACTGCCGAGTTCCCCAACTTCTACCTGGTGACCGTCTACGTGCCAAACTCTGGCCGAGGCCTCGTGCGCCTCGATTACCGCAAAACCTGGGACGTGGACTTCCTGTCGTATCTGAGCGAGCTCGACATGCAAAAGTCGGTGGTGCTGTGCGGCGACCTTAACGTGGCACACCAGGAGATCGACCTGAAGAACCCCAAGGGCAACAAGAAGAGCGCGGGCTTCACCCCCGAAGAGCGCGAGGGCTTCGGCCAGCTGCTGGAGGCCGGCTTCATCGACAGCTTCCGCGAGCTCTACCCCGAGCAGACCAACGCCTACAGCTTCTGGACCTACATGATGAACTCCCGCTCCAAGAACGTGGGCTGGAGGCTCGACTACTTTATGTTGTCGTCGTCCTTGCTGCCCGGCCTGTGCGACAGCAAGATCCGCAACCAGGCGATGGGAAGCGACCATTGCCCCATCACTCTGCACATCGCCGTGTAG
- the LOC133948551 gene encoding zinc finger protein 420-like has protein sequence MDLSVFTASSTDEPLPLASLRLLVPPLQLMTAAMWQVLKKQDVMNYWNVAEFVSLATDLVPELLMYKHRTQLNLGLRARYILELCRGEELVETDFILSHLDKIKSQNFTQMKEMEEEEVAVNFLELIQTLIKGPEERQDFFLEVFPAEFGSQYDTDLETLFSEFICRLTQLLPVPNLKQTMSWLGAECSVLEDCVHSVSKSTDLKHLLQHHKHMGHLEQHVPPSSMGECILSSLSAVPPSRVAKTTEQPNQSSPPPGLSDETQTVSFVNNVEVEIITVTDYAEVELGPSTDIELVIEEHCYETTDSCTVAGDSLVVPPERTTREEEVNEAGGGATQAKVESGLTNVLQTEVHRDDPASPQHTVPLGPHDCPDCEKKFKFASSLIAHRVIHTGERPHRCSECGRCFSFRQSLDRHRYTHNTGRKYDCAVCGETFHSLSARTEHKQTHMEDGVYACQQCNRKFSWELALARHVRTHTDDPTTGIPKDGEELVISDEIVCEDPGPLPESDCQVEAEEKGEQDPENAEVQSSKGIIHESGGPFPDLDNHQAMPAVNVRTSGRKRKPTMKIQVINLQKRLSTKRKKNTRVDPPDLKPLPFSCSEHSYGSPMVSSKDSNETVFSCPKCSFHHSDEVQVQQHIDSFHSAEPEEDKSSLHHLADEQEAFSCSDCEKSFKFQSLLKAHQRIHTGEQPFLCSQCGLRFSFKQSLDRHKQTHKSGRKYECLICGEFFKSLVAQREHKSTHMENGAYLCSECGRAFAWKSALVRHVKTHGEEADKGERPHKCPQCDLGFSCASHLNRHVQTHQEEKVHKCNCGKSFAYRAALSAHQRIHQNERPHTCTQCGKGFLYKGGLRNHMKIHSEEMPFMCSFCGKSFKRERSMKKHERCHTRENVFSCSQCDKSFVYKATLIRHELTHSGERPYLCSDCGKGFFSHAELLKHERFHTGHKPFQCTHCGKSFTQSCYLTIHLRYHTGVRPYSCTECDKSFLSANRLKRHQRIHSGEKPFLCGECGKSFRQSYNLKMHQRTHIMKLT, from the exons ATGGATTTAAGTGTTTTCACAGCCAGTTCCACAG ATGAGCCTTTACCTCTGGCCTCACTGCGCCTCTTGGTGCCGCCTCTGCAGCTCATGACAGCCGCGATGTGGCAGGTGCTGAAGAAACAAGATGTCATGAACTACTGGAACGTGGCAGAGTTTGTCTCTTTGGCAACCGACCTGGTCCCAGAGCTGCTGATGTACAAGCACAGGACACAGCTGAACCTGGGATTAAGAGCCAGG TATATCCTTGAGCTGTGCAGAGGTGAAGAGCTTGTGGAAACTGACTTCATCTTATCACACTTGGACAAGATTAAATCACAAAATTTCACACAG ATGAAGgaaatggaagaggaggaagtcgCAGTGAACTTTCTTGAGCTGATCCAGACTCTGATCAAAGGTCCTGAAGAGAGACAAGACTTTTTCTTG GAGGTCTTCCCTGCAGAGTTCGGATCACAGTATGACACTGATCTGGAAACCCTGTTCTCCGAGTTCATCTGTCGACTGACTCAACTCTTGCCTGTTCCTAACCTCAAACAG ACTATGTCATGGCTCGGAGCTGAATGCTCAGTGTTGGAGGATTGTGTCCATTCAGTGTCTAAGTCTACAGACCTGAAACACCTACTCCAGCACCACAAACACATGGGGCATTTAGAGCAACATG TTCCACCTTCTAGTATGGGCGAGtgcatcctctcctccctctctgcggTTCCTCCTAGCCGAGTGGCAAAAACCACAGAGCAACCCAACCAATCATCTCCACCGCCAGGGCTCAgtgatgaaacacaaactgtctcaTTTGTGAATAATGTAGAAGTTGAAATAATCACAGTGACAGAttatgcagaggttgaattggGCCCAAGCACCGACATTGAGCTGGTAATCGAGGAACACTGCTATGAAACGACAGACAGTTGCACAGTGGCTGGAGATTCTTTGGTAGTGCCTCCTGAAAGGACGACcagggaagaggaagtgaatGAAGCGGGGGGAGGAGCGACACAAGCAAAAGTTGAAAGTGGTTTGACAAACGTCCTCCAAACCGAGGTTCACAGGGACGACCCAGCTTCCCCCCAACACACAGTTCCTCTGGGTCCTCACGACTGCCCAGACTGTGAGAAGAAATTTAAGTTTGCCTCTTCACTGATCGCCCACAGGGTCATCCACACTGGTGAACGCCCGCACCGCTGCAGCGAGTGTGGTCGCTGCTTCTCTTTCAGACAGTCCCTTGACAGGCACAGATACACGCACAACACTGGACGCAAGTACGACTGTGCGGTCTGCGGCGAGACCTTCCACTCGTTGTCAGCCCGCACGGAGCACAAGCAAACACATATGGAAGATGGTGTTTACGCATGCCAGCAGTGTAACAGGAAATTCAGCTGGGAGCTGGCTCTCGCAAGGCACGTAAGAACTCACACCGATGACCCGACCACTGGGATCCCGAAGGATGGAGAAGAACTGGTTATAAGTGATGAAATAGTCTGTGAGGATCCAGGTCCACTGCCTGAGTCTGACTGCCAGgtggaagcagaggagaaaggTGAGCAGGATCCAGAGAATGCAGAAGTTCAGAGCAGCAAGGGCATCATCCATGAGTCTGGAGGCCCGTTCCCTGACCTCGATAATCACCAGGCCATGCCCGCAGTGAATGTCCGCACAAGTGGGCGCAAACGCAAACCCACCATGAAGATTCAGGTGATCAATTTGCAGAAGCGCCTGAGCACgaagagaaaaaagaatacCAGAGTCGACCCTCCGGACCTGAAGCCTCTGCCTTTCAGCTG CTCAGAGCACTCGTATGGGTCACCCATGGTCTCGTCAAAGGACAGCAATGAAA ctgttttcTCCTGTCCGAAGTGCTCCTTCCATCACTCAGATGAAGTCCAGGTCCAACAGCACATTGACTCCTTTCACTCTGCTGAGCCTGAGGAGGACAAGTCGTCCCTTCACCACCTCGCTGATGAACAAGAAGCTTTTAGTTGTTCAGACTGTGAGAAGAGCTTCAAGTTCCAGTCTTTACTGAAGGCACATCAGCGGATCCACACGGGCGAGCAGCCCTTCCTGTGTTCTCAGTGCGGACTGCGTTTCTCCTTCAAACAGTCGCTGGACCGGCACAAGCAGACGCACAAGTCCGGACGCAAGTACGAGTGCCTGATCTGCGGGGAGTTCTTCAAGTCCCTGGTGGCTCAGAGGGAGCACAAGAGCACCCACATGGAGAACGGGGCCTACCTGTGTTCCGAGTGTGGCCGGGCATTTGCCTGGAAGTCGGCACTGGTGAGGCACGTGAAGACCCATGGTGAAGAGGCTGACAAGGGGGAGCGTCCTCACAAATGCCCTCAGTGTGACCTGGGCTTCAGCTGTGCCAGCCACCTCAACAGGCACGTCCAGACCCACCAGGAAGAAAAAGTGCACAAGTGCAACTGCGGGAAGAGCTTTGCCTACCGAGCAGCTCTGAGCGCCCACCAGCGCATCCATCAGAATGAGCGgccgcacacatgcacacagtgcgGCAAGGGGTTCCTCTACAAGGGGGGTCTCCGGAACCACATGAAGATCCACTCTGAGGAGATGCCCTTCATGTGCTCCTTTTGCGGCAAGAGCTTCAAGAGGGAGCGCAGCATGAAGAAGCACGAGCGCTGCCACACCAGGGAGAACGTTTTCAGCTGCTCCCAGTGCGACAAGAGTTTCGTTTACAAGGCCACGCTGATCCGACACGAGCTGACTCATTCGGGCGAGAGGCCGTACCTCTGCTCGGACTGCGGGAAGGGCTTCTTCTCCCACGCCGAACTCCTGAAGCACGAGCGCTTCCACACGGGCCACAAGCCCTTCCAGTGCACACACTGCGGCAAAAGTTTCACCCAGTCTTGCTACCTGACCATTCACCTGCGCTACCACACCGGCGTGCGGCCCTACTCGTGCACCGAGTGTGACAAGAGCTTCCTGAGTGCCAACCGCCTGAAAAGACACCAGAGAATACATTCGGGGGAAAAACCATTCCTGTGTGGAGAATGTGGGAAGAGTTTCAGGCAGTCGTATAATCTCAAAATGCATCAACGAACACACATTATGAAGTTAACATAA
- the selenoo2 gene encoding selenoprotein O2 — protein MESSQTGSTPLELLSFHNTALRKLPVDDTDEPGSRTVPGACFSRIGTLQPLLSPHLAALSRSALALLGLRDRDVLEDPRAPEYLSGSRLLPGSQPAAHCYCGHQFGLFAGQLGDGAAMYLGEVDSGPQGRWEIQVKGAGVTPYSRDGDGRKVLRSSIREFLCSEAMAALGIPSTRAASLVTSDLRVMRDPLSSGQRIPEGCSVVLRLAPSFIRFGSFEIFLGRDEFSGLQGPSAGRQDIRAQLLDYVIDSFFPSVQQDHSNRRDRNMAFFREVMTRTAELVAKWQCVGFCHGVLNTDNMSILGLTLDYGPFGFMDRYDPDFISNASDKRGRYSYQAQPSVCRWNLARLAEALGSELDAAEAGAILDDFMLTYEGFYLSIMRKKLGLVSREEAEDGQLISDLLRVMHNTGADFTNTFRLLSRVPWPEEGDCEREAVGPVVDLILQQCSSIEELKVANKPTMEDRELAMILSMAHTNPGMFSMAAGGPGVAQQLERIGRLKELLETDQDELKEKQRDDWTHWVRRYRRRLSRECDDSSNLAPIKKQRLSVMNSNNPRVMLRNYIAQNAIQAAEKGDFSELNRVLKALEDPYSDTSGLEPPNGSTARGEKEQREMDLTVGYDRKPPTWAQRICITUSS, from the exons ATGGAGTCCTCTCAGACCGGCTCCACACCTCTGGAGCTCTTATCCTTCCACAACACGGCACTGAGGAAGCTGCCGGTGGATGACACAGATGAACCCGGGTCCCGAACAGTCCCGGGGGCGTGTTTCTCCCGGATCGGGACCCTCCAGCCGCTGCTCAGTCCCCACCTCGCGGCGCTGTCCCGGTCAGCGCTGGCTCTGCTCGGTCTCAGGGATCGGGACGTGCTGGAGGACCCCCGGGCTCCGGAGTATCTGAGCGGCTCCAGGCTGCTGCCCGGCTCCCAGCCCGCTGCACACTGCTACTGCGGACACCAGTTCGGCCTGTTCGCGGGTCAGCTGGGGGATGGGGCGGCCATGTACCTGGGGGAGGTGGACTCAGGCCCCCAGGGGCGATGGGAGATTCAGGTTAAAGGTGCAGGAGTCACACCTTACTCCAG AGACGGTGACGGCAGGAAGGTGCTTCGCTCCAGCATCAGAGAGTTCCTCTGCAGCGAGGCCATGGCCGCCCTGGGGATACCCAGCACCCGTGCGGCCTCACTcgtcacctctgacctccgtgTCATGAGAGATCCCCTCAGCAGTGGCCAGCGGATTCCTGAGGGATGCTCGGTGGTCCTGCGCCTCGCCCCGTCCTTCATCAG gttCGGATCCTTTGAGATCTTTCTGGGCCGTGATGAATTCTCCGGCCTGCAGGGTCCCAGCGCCGGGCGGCAGGACATCCGTGCTCAGCTCTTGGATTACGTCATCGACAGCTTCTTTCCTTCCGTTCAGCAGGATCACAGCAACCGGAGAGATAGAAATATGGCCTTTTTCAGAGAG GTGATGACGCGAACTGCTGAGCTAGTGGCCAAGTGGCAGTGTGTAGGTTTTTGCCACGGCGTCCTGAACACAGACAACATGAGCATCTTGGGTCTAACTCTGGATTACGGCCCCTTCGGTTTCATGGACCG GTATGATCCAGATTTTATCTCCAACGCCTCGGACAAAAGAGGCCGTTACTCATACCAAGCCCAGCCGTCTGTGTGCCGCTGGAACCTGGCTCGCCTGGCCGAAGCGTTGGGCTCCGAGCTGGATGCCGCCGAGGCAGGAGCTATCCTGGACGACTTTATGCTCACGTACGAAGGCTTCTACCTGAGTATCATGAGGAAGAAGCTGGGCCTGGTGAGccgagaggaggcagaggatggCCAGCTAATATCGGACCTGCTGCGcgtcatgcacaacactg GTGCAGATTTCACCAACACCTTCCGCCTGCTGAGCCGTGTCCCCTGGCCTGAGGAGGGCGACTGTGAGAGGGAAGCAGTGGGGCCTGTAGTGGACCTCATCCTGCAGCAGTGTTCCTCCATTGAGGAACTTAAGGTGGCTAATAAGCCAACAATGGAGGACCG TGAACTGGCAATGATTTTGTCCATGGCACACACCAACCCGGGCATGTTCAGCATGGCGGCAGGCGGCCCAGGTGTGGCCCAGCAGCTGGAGCGGATAGGTCGGCTTAAGGAGCTGCTTGAGACGGATCAAGATGAGCTTAAGGAAAAGCAGCGTGATGACTGGACTCACTGGGTCAGAAGATACAG AAGGCGTTTATCCAGGGAGTGTGATGACTCGAGTAACTTGGCCCCAATCAAAAAGCAGAGGCTCAGTGTGATGAACAGCAACAACCCCCGGGTCATGCTACGCAACTACATCGCCCAGAATGCAATTCAAGCTGCCGAAAAAGGAGACTTCTCTGAG CTCAACAGGGTCCTGAAAGCTCTAGAGGACCCATACTCCGACACATCTGGACTGGAGCCTCCGAATGGATCTACTGCACGTGGAgaaaaggagcagagggagatggATTTGACTGTTGGCTATGACAGGAAACCTCCTACATGGGCACAAAGGATTTGTATCACCTGATCCTCATAG